gtatttcttatacatttgGTATTTATTGTCCTTTAATGTACAATCACCCTCACAatttctcatacaaactaatcGACGCCGTGTGTGGTCTTATTGGAAGTAACAACATCGACACCTCGCGTCGAGTCAACATGAATTATATTCATGACGATAAAACAGGTCTTTATGCGATTGGGAGCGCTAGATATACGGACCACGGTCCCAGTTGTCCAAGCACTATATCAGAATGGGTTTATTGGGACCGCAGGTTGTTAGAGCGATCCAACCGCCAAATCCggaccaaaatatttttggtggCTAGTTGGTGTCTGGTGGCTGGTATCAatgtaaattgatttaatgtatgcataataaaattacgcGACTTCTGTCGTAAGAATTCGGTCCTAATTGTTGAATTCTAAAATAGTTCTTGAAGAATATTTGTCTAAGAATTAGTACTTTACagtattaaaatagaataattaaagcgtaaataaatttgacgtttataatttatattctcaTTCATGAGCTAATTTTGATATGATTGATTgtgatttgtaataattttaaaaatatgtgtttcaatttaaatgtgCAGTAGTAGGAATACCATCAACCTACTGGATTctggaaaataaaaagggTTCCGATTTCTGGTCCCAGTTTCTTGCGGTCCCAATTGCGTAACGACCCGACAAAACAGTGTTTGCACTGCCTCAAAGATGACTTCTTAAGTAGCTGTCTCTTATTGATTGGAGATCAAACATGAAGGGCGTAGCTTTTTGTGGGTTTAGAAAGGTCATGTTAAATTAGTTTCGAGAGGAGAGGCAAGATTTATTACTGCAAAAATTATTCTCAGtgtcaaatatttctttttgttagaattaatttattttgtttatattttacaacataaaaattgattaaaaaaatagtgacAGTAGTAAGTAGtgattgataaaaattaaatataaaaaattattaaaatttgttttatagcttttattttaaggATAAGGGGGAATATTAAAGCTTCTATTTGaagtatacatttatttaactttgacagattttctatatatatttctgataataaattatataataaaaattatatatatttctgatataataaaaattgcattattttcataaacatcataaatacttgaaaaaaatcGCCACGAAATTTTCAAGAAATGACGCAGCGAGCTATTTCTTtttgctataaaaaataattattaatatgttattactTAAATGTTAGTTGTCGTTTCTAATCTTCCAATGGCTATGGCAATTACCTATAGATTTTCAGTTTACTTTTCCATTTAGTGGTTTCCATTGTTAGTATAAATTTGTCTGTTTCTCCTGCGTGGGCTCCAGTGGCATGTTtagattacataattaattattatcacgAATTCTCTCATACATTAGAATATAATGAGGTCTCTTCCTGTCTTTTGATGAATTAAAACAGATGCTCTTATGTTTTCGATGTtgtatctaaattattatattttaatattatttttatcaagacCTGGGTGTAACCATCCGAGTCTGCTACCGAGGTTTAGAAGGGGTGGTAACAGCTAAACCTATTGGATTATTAAgtttagtacctactaattccataacCTACATCTATCCAAAGACATAAAGGATAATTGCTTGCCTTTTGTTGCAgactgtatttatatatataggttcTGGTGTAGgttcttcaaataaaattactatttagaagaaatagaataattatttagatagGAGTACATGGGATACGAGCGATGCCGAAGAAACCCGAGAGCGACGAACACGTCAAGATTCACCTTCGTATCCTTGAGTCAAGCTCAAGGATACGAAGGTGAATCCTTGAGTCAAGCTCAAGGATACGAAGGTGAAGCCTTGAGTCAAGCTCAAGATACGAAGGTGAAGCCTTGAGTCAAGCTCAAGGATACGAAGGTGAAGCCTTGAGTCAAGCTCAAGGATACGAAGGTGAAGCCTTGAGTCAAGCTCAAGATACGAAGGTGAAGCCTTGAGTCAAGCTCAAGGATACGAAGGTGAAGCCTTGAGTCAAGCTCAAGGATACGAAGGTGAAGCCTTGAGTCAAGCTCAAGAATACGAAGGTGAAGCCTTGAGTCAAGCTCAAGGATACGCAGGTGAATCCTTGAGTCAAGCTCAAGATACGAAGGTGAATCCTTGAGTCAAGCTCAAGATACGAAGGTGAATCCTTGAGTCAAGCTCAAGATACGAAGGTGAATCCTTGAGTCAAGCTCAAGGATACGAAGGTGAATCTTGACGTGTTCGTCGATCTCTGGTTTCTTCGGCATCGCTCGGCTCCCAGCGCGGTTGTGGGATCCGATCGCCGCCAATCAACGTATGGATGCATGCATATGCATCTATTCATTTGAGGCCGGTTAAAACTAGATGTAACCGTGCTTtggggtttagccgtaacacaTATACTTGAGCATGAACTTCAAAATtctaatcataaataatatgaaagtaagtttgtatgtttgtttgttacctgttTACGCTCTATCTGCCTGTTTGAAGTACTAAGAAGGAAATAGGGACCTTtcatttttagaataaatattcccgtgggaaatccaCGTGGgtgaagtcgcgggcaaaagctagtgtagaaattaatttatctaaattaaaaatgtgaaatactATATCAATTCCGAGTAAGCAATCAATCAGAATGCTATTAGTTTTAGAGAAAAATGACATTGATAGTCACACATACGAGGGGAGGTCAAAATGTTCGCGGAATAAGGGGGAAGGGGGTTGAAATTAAACACCAAactatttttccttttcaatatattcttCCTTAActctaatacatttttcagatctctcaaataacttatttctaccatcgaaaaaaaatgatttatcttTGGTGTCAAAATAAGCCAAAATTGCCGACTTCACTTCTTCATCGTCGCCAAATTTTTTTTCCACGCAgctcttttttcatttttggaaATAGATAATAGTCACTGCGTGCCAGGTCTGGACTGTAGGGTGGGTGGTTCAATTGTTCGAAGCTGCATCGGTGAATGGCAGCCGTCGCAACATGGCTCGTGTGAACGGGTGCGTTGTCGTGCAGAAGGAGCACACCTTTTGACAACTTTCCTCTTCTTTTTTCCTTAATAGCTTCTTTTAATCTTTCCAGTAAAGAAGCGTAGTACTGTCCCGTTATAGTCACACCACGTTCTTTGTAATCGATCAATAAAATGCCTTCTGTATCCCAAAAGACAGTCGCCATGATCTTGCCAGCCGATTGTGTCACTTTGTACTTCTTTGGAGGAGGTGTGCCTTTTTTAAGCCACTGCATCGACTCTTGCTTCGACTCAGGTTCATAGTGGTGAACCCAGGTTTCATCACCAGTAACAATCCGGGCCATAATTTCTTCCTTTCTCTCTCCACAGAGCTCCAAAAACTGACGAGAAAACTCGACACGTTCACGTTTTTGAAGTGGCGTGAGCATTCTCGGAACCCATCTTGCACTGACCTTAGTCATGCCAAGATGATCATgtagaatattcaaaataatggTTTCGGATACTCCAATCATTGCTGCAAGCTGCTTCTTCTTCAACCGGGCATCTTCCAATACaagtttttctactttttcgacGATTTCCGAAGTGGTGGCCTCAATTGGCCGTCCGGAGCGTGGATCATCTTCAATGGACTCTCTTCCTTGTTTGAAAAGACCATGCCACTTGTAAACCATGGTTTTTCCAGGGGCAGAGTCCCCGTAAACAGCCAACAGctcttgaaaaataatctgagCGGATTTTCCTTGCTTGGTAAGGAACTTAATAACGGCGCGGTGTTCAATTTTCTCCATACTGGCTGATTTCTTCCCGATTCAGTTGTTTACAGGTCGATAACACAAAAGTTAATGACCCGATTACGTTCAaacttgatatatatatactcttaATGAGGTGCTCAACTAGTAACTACCTGGACGAGTAAACCTACCCCCACCAACCACTCCATTCCGCGAACTTATTGACCTCCCCTcgtaattaatcaattttaattcacaTAATAACCTTTACATTTGATATAACTTGAGGTGCATTTTGAATCCTTCCGTATAAGATATGAATGTGCGCAAGAGCatcaatcatttttttaatataagcaAAAGGTCATTTTTGTTTGAGTTACACGATCTAGATTGAAGTTAGTATAACGTTATTTTAGTTTGTAGTAGAGTGCTCAGAATCAACGCAATACACCTAGATCTTCAACAAACTTTATTAacgtcgcctaaaggcatctgacatgactttcacGATTACTAACCACCACATAGTGGCAAATAGTCACACACACTATCAACCAGCGTGCAggttcctcgcgatgttttccttcaccgggaatcaagtggtggtctatgaaaacaacCTACTTACCATACAATACATGAAtcaaattggtatataaattaaatagtaggattcgaacctgggacctttcgaccaccaccgcttcacctAGATGACACACATCTGCGCAAACACAATTATAGACTCAGTCAGgtgtaataatatgtaaatttagaTGTTGAAGTGTatttccaaattcattgcaaactcatcgctattaccgcgccatagaggctCATGCAGGGCAACTgcatgtgctgttgactgtacgttgTAGTAATCCtctgcattttttttactaagtaAAGGGAAATATACGATTAATGTaaacatcataaaataaataaataaatgttttcataaattaaaaaaaccactTACGCGCGTTCTGTTTTAACATTACTCAATGTAACCGTAATAGGAATTTGTAACAAAACGTGACACAATTTACTTCATCTACCCAAAGAATTCTCGACTTTACTACTCAACACATTAAGACCTGCGATTTTCTTTAGATTCAGTAAACAAACAATGATATATCCTTGATATTTGGATGATATAATGCTCTCATGGATGATCATTGAAGACTGTAGGGCAACAAAATGCCACGATGACGGATGCGAAGTACTAATTATAGAATAGTAAGTATaagattttgtttgaaattgagtttatattttattcgcaAGTTGATTatccgtccgtctgtcaccaGCTTAGTTCAGTGATGAGTGTGAAAATCTCatctctctttttttatttatttatttattgcctaATATTTAGGAAAACTTACAGagtaagtaacaaaaatagtatGAAACAGAGAGTCAATTAAAAGTCTCCACAGGCAACATAAAAgtaagaaattgtattttcttgaatgaaaacatcgtgaggaaacctgcagactggttgattgttattaacttgtatgtgaaatcgagaaggcaatggcaaaccactccattaataatggcaagaaagttgttgtgtgtgtttcatgccacgtaataaccatgaacctcagccataaggaatatgactatgaagaagaaattttTGGAGACAGGtttacaaacattattataatagaagatttctatagaaatatcatatataatatatttacccCAAGAAGGATTAAGGTccgtattttaattaagttattcccaacttaattaattatcttgGATAACAATGCATCTCCTATTCCATATAGAGTACATacgatttatttgtaaacttaATGTCGACTGCCACACGCGATTCTTGAGGCAATTCACACGGGTGGTTTTTACCCGTCTAGCGTTTTAATCTAGGAAACGTTAAGGGAAGGGcagtaaaacaaatatataggaTATTAAAAAAGCACTCCAAGTAatgttacaattttatgatttcaaGTTGTGTGCGCTttgaccgctgcggccgctctgtcattacgatctgtaaattttcttcaaatatattaattgttcATCTTGATGCTGTGGTgctgtaatggttaagacgcttgtggatcgaaaggtcccaggatcgaatcctacttgtgccatgatgagtttttataaCAGTCTGATTgatttatagtagttttcatcgaccaccataACCTTGCTTCCGTTATCTTGACCTGCATACTAGTTGGTTATTAACATATGTGTGatatggagaaggcaatggcaaaccactccattaatagtgccaagaaagttgttgtgtgtgtttgttctACGTAATTAACACGACCTTCAATTATGAGGGATACGACAATAAAAGAAGAAATGGCTCGTCTGGTTGAGTCCAGCTACTGGTTCACTAACTGGGCTATCACACATCGCCCGCGGGCCAGTTTGCACACCATTACTTACCTCTGTTCATTAACACAACATTGTTTTGACTTTATAGTAGCTGAGGTggttatttcaaatttaaatgaaaatttatatgaaaaaccactctttacaaatgtaataatttaataataatagttttgcaAGTGGAAACTAAGCTCCAATTGTGGCTGAGAAACACGATAGCTTTGCCTTGCGAGTTACCTTTTGGTAATAGTGTGTTTGTTCACAccaatttttacaagcttttattaaacttGCAATATATGTCACAAAGTTTCTGTAGATTTCAGAATACCTACATGCTTTGATTTTGAAACAACTGTTTTTTAATGCACGCTGTGTCTTTGGAGGTTAAGTCCAAAAACGTCCTTCCTAACACTAATTTGCAATGAGTGACTTCTCACCTGGTTTGCTCATTACACCTAATTAAACTTGTGCGGTGCGCCTTAGCCTTTATAAGGGGTGATGTGCACAGCGCGTCGGAGACAAAGTAAATGGGAATACGGCTACGGTCTGACTATACGCGATAAGAGGTtttgcattaaatattattagttgtaCAAGAGAGATTAGAGGTCTCGGTTTCATTCGCGGCTGTAACTACCTACTCGAAGCAGAGTTGCGTAATTACATATtaagttttgaaaatttggctgtggttttacgaccggccaCCTAACTGACATCAACACTCTTTGTACTCTTTGTAGCTTGTCAAGCGTAACATTTACGGCTTTTTATCACTTAGTTGCATCTTATGACACAAAGTATGTAGAATGGTTCTGTTCTGGGACGGGAACCATACACCACAGGAACGGGACGGGAACCATTTCAGCGACTGCTCAGTTTTAGACCTTTTATGATTGAACGACATCGTTATTATAACTTTgcaaaaaaagtatatttatttcaaaatgtgaTGTACgtgaagatatttttgtaaaaatattcacataatattatatttacgcAGTTAGTTATGCTTTAACGCTATGACTGAATATATCGCTATATACTGACAGAATATATGTTGATTATTAGATATCATAAATTCTAAACACAATTTACAGTTTTTGTGATTATCAGtgtctaaatattaataatatattatgcccaaatcgaatataaaattaactacacATTCACACTTAaactatttgttaaaattaaaaattaattatgaattaatcgacataattaattgatttaaaattaattaattatgttgattagttcagagtacctactactctcaaatgaaaatactgtacgtcggcgtaacacgtaaagagatgaattaattcagccgaactggcatggtctcgatagctcagtggtcaagagcactgtcccggatagacaggggcgtgggttcaattccctCTCGACTCCAGATTTTCATTAtctcataatttttttcaaaaataagttgataaggattataatatttttcatgtcgtattcctcatggctgatggTCGTAGTCATTATTGATGGAGTGGtatgccattgccttctccatttcacacacaagttaataagaatcaaccagtgtgcaggttttctcacgatgttttccttcaccggaagcaaatggtggtcgatgaaaactactatacatgagtcagattggtatacaaactcatgtggcacgagtaggattcgaacctgggacctttcgattcacaggcgggcgtcttaaccatcacaccaccaccgcttcgacatgtataataaatccatttaaatatcgCTATAAGTCAAGCTTTAGCCTTTAGATTTATCGACATTGCCCTATTTAGGTGCGACTAGGAAGTGAGGTGATGGGAGACGAAACGGTTTGCTTTATTaccttctttatttatttatttattgtggttttattCCCTTTTGTGGCTTCTCCCTTTTTGTGCGATTGGGCATGGGTTTATGAAGTCAAAAGACCTCTAAAACATAAGGCTCTGTAAGGCGGAGAAAATTGgtgtttcataaaattatatcttctTGTGATGTTATCATCAGCTAGAAGgagttaagtatattatttgttatacgtGACGCATATTCTTTTTaggcaaatttaaaatttaatttaaacatttcgaGATTTCAGAGGGAATCCAACTCTGCTAGACCGAGtggtaaaattattattatttacgtgTTAATTCGTCACCGATCTATAATATGCTTCATATACTGCATTTATTGACAGATGTATAAAAGACGTATAAAAGATAACATACAACCAACGTAGCAAGAACTAGATCATCAAATAAACAGATCAACTAAAGCGTATCAAAATTGTTAGCTCCCATTCTTGTATCATTTATAACAATCATTTTCCAGAACTTACCGTACAAGGCGCGGGTCGTTGACcccaataaaaaatcaattaataaaagaaaactttcgCCAGACCAAACTCATTCATCTTCTTGCCTTTTTCATCGGTACTGTTTTTGCAAAAATCGAATGACATGTTAACGATATGACTTGTTCGGATTGAAATTAATCGATGCACCGATCGGCGGGTACACAGAcacgaaattgttttttttttttttttcattattaatgaGATTACTTCCATTGTGACGCTGTTTTAACGCCAGGTGCCTACAAAGTTGCTGATATTATATT
This portion of the Plodia interpunctella isolate USDA-ARS_2022_Savannah chromosome 10, ilPloInte3.2, whole genome shotgun sequence genome encodes:
- the LOC128673252 gene encoding histone-lysine N-methyltransferase SETMAR-like — encoded protein: MEKIEHRAVIKFLTKQGKSAQIIFQELLAVYGDSAPGKTMVYKWHGLFKQGRESIEDDPRSGRPIEATTSEIVEKVEKLVLEDARLKKKQLAAMIGVSETIILNILHDHLGMTKVSARWVPRMLTPLQKRERVEFSRQFLELCGERKEEIMARIVTGDETWVHHYEPESKQESMQWLKKGTPPPKKYKVTQSAGKIMATVFWDTEGILLIDYKERGVTITGQYYASLLERLKEAIKEKRRGKLSKGVLLLHDNAPVHTSHVATAAIHRCSFEQLNHPPYSPDLARSDYYLFPKMKKELRGKKIWRR